The Mangrovivirga cuniculi genomic sequence TGGAAACCGGACAATATTTGGTTGGTAAAATAAAATTAAAAACAGGATTAACTGTTTCATCGATACCTCTAAATAATACGAAGTCAATTATTAGAATATATAAATCTGATATTAAATCTGAAAATGATGAAGCATATGAGCTGGAAATAAAAAAGGACACAATAAATCTGAGTGCAAATACTGCTACCGGAATTTTTCGGGGTATTCAAACCATTAGACAACTTATTCCTGAAATGCCTAATGATAGTCTTTCAAGCCACAACATATGGATCATCCCCGGAGGGAAAATAATAGATGAACCTCAATACGAATACAGGAGTACGATGCTCGATGTTTCAAGGCACTTCTTCGATGTTGATTATGTCAAAAAGTATATCGAGGTTCTTGCCTATTACAAGATAAACATCTTGCATTTGCATTTATCTGATGATCAGGGCTGGCGTATTGAAATAAAATCCTGGCCTAAATTAACCGAAATCGGAGGAAGTACCGAAGTTGGTGGTGGACCAGGTGGCTTTTATACTCAGGAAGATTACAAGGATATTGTTGCTCATGCTAAAGCTCATCATATTACAATCGTCCCTGAAATAGATATGCCCGGACACACGAACGCTGCATCTGCTTCTTATCCTATTTTAAACGGTAATGGTCAGACTCCTAAACTTTATACTGGCACCAAGGTAGGTTTCAGTACATTCGACACCAGAAGCGATACGGTTTATTTATTTATTGATGATGTAATAAGAGAAATTTCCTCCATGACACCCGGGCCCTACTTTCATATTGGTGGTGATGAAAGTCATGTGACAAAAAAAGAGGATTACCTCTATTTTATAAAAAGGGTAGAAAGTATTGTCCAGAAATGCAACAAGAGAATGATTGGCTGGGATGAGGTAGCAAAATCAGATCTGGATTCTACAACGATTGTTCAATTTTGGAATAACCGGGAAAATGCTAAGTTAGCAGTAGAAAAAAATATGAAAGTAATCTTATCTCCTGCTAACAAGGCATATCTGGATATGAAATATGATTCATTAACAAAAATCGGTTATGACTGGGCAGGACTAATTCCATTAGATACTGCATACATCTGGAATCCGGAAGATTATATCCCTGATAAGTATATTCTCGGAATTGACGCACCATTATGGTCAGAAACTTTTGATACTACCAGTGATTTAG encodes the following:
- a CDS encoding family 20 glycosylhydrolase; protein product: MKSIYVTLKIFWLINIIGFVLFVSCSSETKITLPETDITNASVIPKPLKIIRSDQGFALDKYTALIIDDLSPDILETGQYLVGKIKLKTGLTVSSIPLNNTKSIIRIYKSDIKSENDEAYELEIKKDTINLSANTATGIFRGIQTIRQLIPEMPNDSLSSHNIWIIPGGKIIDEPQYEYRSTMLDVSRHFFDVDYVKKYIEVLAYYKINILHLHLSDDQGWRIEIKSWPKLTEIGGSTEVGGGPGGFYTQEDYKDIVAHAKAHHITIVPEIDMPGHTNAASASYPILNGNGQTPKLYTGTKVGFSTFDTRSDTVYLFIDDVIREISSMTPGPYFHIGGDESHVTKKEDYLYFIKRVESIVQKCNKRMIGWDEVAKSDLDSTTIVQFWNNRENAKLAVEKNMKVILSPANKAYLDMKYDSLTKIGYDWAGLIPLDTAYIWNPEDYIPDKYILGIDAPLWSETFDTTSDLELLAFPRLIGYAELGWTTSGNRDWKDYRSRLAGQADFLKRMDINYYRSPLIEW